In the bacterium genome, one interval contains:
- a CDS encoding serine protease gives MEQFTLLWGLISKYNTMKLYFTATLLFTLCLNALHAQPIVGGTPSQKNEFPWMVELVAADGEHICGGSLIRSNWVLSAGHCGLGFENIVPKPSRAIINGLSSANPQTGSQTINIDTIIVFPGYDLMGDMNSGVDISLMRLKSHSTYTPCLTATANDAALINEGQPVTAMGWGILNDDDFSTPDTLQKASIKIINQTTCQSTYEFNHLGYLCAGYTSPDKQAGAASGDSGGPLVAKRNGEWVQVGIVSGGSGLVTTEEGPGRYVSVIALSKWIDSTINAQSAASAVQDIFNPYPIKVIAAQGTLAFETPTAYDKLTVQLHDISGRLLVEKQLTNLDEGRYEIETGTLAEGIKILTFINPTGNYVLQHTKVVF, from the coding sequence ATGGAACAGTTTACGTTATTATGGGGTCTAATATCCAAGTACAACACTATGAAACTATATTTTACTGCTACATTGCTGTTTACCTTGTGCCTTAATGCGCTGCATGCACAACCTATTGTTGGGGGTACTCCCAGCCAGAAAAACGAATTCCCGTGGATGGTAGAGTTAGTAGCTGCCGATGGGGAACATATTTGCGGCGGGTCGCTAATTCGGTCAAATTGGGTATTGAGTGCCGGACATTGCGGCTTGGGTTTCGAAAATATTGTCCCTAAACCTTCAAGAGCAATAATAAACGGTTTAAGCAGCGCAAACCCGCAAACTGGCTCGCAAACCATTAATATTGACACCATCATTGTTTTTCCCGGATACGACTTAATGGGTGATATGAATTCAGGTGTAGATATTTCGCTGATGCGTTTAAAGAGTCATTCAACGTATACTCCTTGCTTAACCGCAACTGCCAATGATGCAGCACTGATTAACGAAGGACAGCCTGTAACAGCCATGGGCTGGGGCATATTAAACGATGATGATTTTAGCACACCTGATACCTTGCAAAAAGCTTCTATAAAAATAATAAACCAAACCACCTGCCAAAGCACTTATGAGTTTAACCATTTGGGTTACCTGTGTGCGGGCTATACAAGCCCGGATAAACAGGCGGGAGCAGCATCGGGTGATAGTGGCGGCCCGTTAGTAGCAAAACGCAACGGCGAGTGGGTGCAAGTGGGCATTGTAAGTGGCGGTTCAGGGCTGGTTACTACTGAAGAAGGTCCGGGACGTTATGTTAGCGTAATCGCACTTAGTAAGTGGATTGACTCCACCATCAATGCACAATCGGCAGCAAGTGCTGTGCAGGATATTTTTAACCCCTATCCTATTAAAGTAATTGCGGCACAAGGCACGCTGGCTTTTGAAACTCCCACTGCCTATGATAAACTTACTGTGCAACTGCACGATATATCAGGCAGGCTATTGGTTGAAAAACAATTAACCAATTTGGACGAAGGCCGCTATGAAATTGAAACCGGAACATTGGCCGAGGGTATTAAAATACTAACGTTTATCAACCCTACGGGTAATTATGTACTACAACACACCAAAGTGGTGTTTTAA
- a CDS encoding DUF4349 domain-containing protein, with protein MKTLYGVFFCVAITAFLSSCTASKHSRNSAAQSTGWAMPQSDPTGITENFNQYADGRLFENESPAPVVDTQKIVYTAEMDLTVKNPDSVAKNIIQLVKSNNGYVQRGSNTFLILKVPNNGMNAIITAIETQGKVTYKNITADDVTETYYDAATRLDNLNKTRLRYLDLLNKAQTIEEMLRVEKELERINGEIEFLKGRLLRMDNSIQYSTISVSLNKKVKPGILSYPFIWLYKGVSWLFVRN; from the coding sequence ATGAAAACACTATACGGGGTATTTTTTTGTGTTGCCATTACTGCATTTTTATCCAGCTGTACAGCTAGCAAACACAGCCGTAATAGCGCCGCTCAATCAACCGGGTGGGCAATGCCACAAAGTGACCCAACCGGAATAACTGAAAATTTTAACCAATATGCCGATGGCAGGTTGTTTGAAAACGAATCACCAGCCCCGGTGGTTGATACACAAAAGATAGTGTACACTGCTGAAATGGACTTAACAGTCAAAAACCCTGACTCAGTTGCCAAGAACATTATTCAATTGGTAAAAAGCAACAACGGATATGTGCAAAGAGGCAGTAATACCTTTTTAATACTAAAAGTGCCCAACAATGGTATGAATGCTATTATTACTGCTATTGAAACACAAGGAAAAGTAACCTACAAAAACATTACTGCGGATGATGTTACCGAAACATACTATGATGCAGCTACACGATTGGACAACCTTAATAAAACCCGTCTTAGGTATCTTGATTTGCTTAACAAAGCACAAACTATTGAAGAAATGTTGCGTGTTGAGAAAGAACTGGAACGAATAAATGGTGAAATTGAATTTCTTAAAGGGAGGTTGCTTCGGATGGATAACAGCATTCAATACAGCACTATATCCGTATCACTTAATAAAAAAGTGAAGCCCGGTATCTTAAGTTATCCCTTTATTTGGCTCTACAAAGGAGTTAGCTGGTTGTTTGTAAGAAATTAA